The following are encoded together in the Gordonia insulae genome:
- a CDS encoding Gfo/Idh/MocA family oxidoreductase → MRLGLVGYGAGGRLFHAPYIRAVPEIDLVGVVTRSPDRRRDVAADLPDVAVFDSLGDLLDAGVDAVTITTPPDTRRDLVLEAVRRGVHVVADKPFAPDAAGGRELAAAADGAGVLLSVFHNRRWDTDLETVRRILPRLGEVWRVESRFDLDEPGSLDAGPSGGLLRDLGAHMVDQVLTVFGPAVSVTAHLDQIDQPEGRTDCGFTVAIAHRDGVHSTVSASKINHVSARQWRIYGSAGAYVSDGTDVQTDQIKQGRRPADDLDNWGYERPDRLGTLHTADGVVAVPSAQGRYDEFYRQFAAAVDRQGPQPVPARDGIATLEVLDAARDSAIDGATVRL, encoded by the coding sequence ATGCGACTTGGCCTCGTCGGTTACGGAGCGGGCGGACGCCTGTTCCACGCCCCGTACATCCGGGCGGTCCCCGAGATCGACCTGGTCGGGGTGGTGACCCGCAGTCCGGACCGTCGGCGCGACGTGGCGGCCGACCTCCCCGACGTCGCGGTGTTCGACTCGCTCGGCGACCTCCTGGACGCCGGCGTCGATGCCGTCACCATCACCACCCCACCGGACACCAGGCGGGATCTGGTGCTCGAGGCGGTGCGTCGTGGTGTCCACGTCGTCGCCGACAAGCCGTTCGCCCCGGATGCCGCGGGCGGCCGCGAGCTCGCAGCCGCGGCGGACGGCGCCGGTGTGTTGCTCAGCGTGTTCCACAACCGGCGCTGGGACACGGACCTGGAAACGGTCCGGCGGATACTGCCTCGCCTGGGTGAGGTGTGGCGGGTGGAATCCCGATTCGACCTCGACGAGCCGGGAAGCCTCGATGCGGGTCCCTCGGGCGGTCTGCTGCGGGATCTGGGTGCGCACATGGTGGATCAGGTGTTGACGGTGTTCGGGCCCGCGGTGTCGGTGACGGCGCATCTGGATCAGATCGATCAGCCCGAGGGCCGCACCGACTGTGGGTTCACCGTCGCGATCGCCCACCGCGACGGTGTTCATTCGACTGTGAGCGCCAGCAAGATCAATCACGTCTCCGCGCGGCAATGGCGCATCTACGGTTCGGCGGGCGCTTACGTCAGCGACGGCACAGATGTCCAGACCGATCAGATCAAACAGGGTCGCAGACCTGCCGACGACCTCGACAACTGGGGGTACGAGCGTCCCGATCGGCTCGGCACGCTGCACACCGCGGACGGAGTTGTCGCCGTCCCGTCCGCGCAGGGCCGCTACGACGAGTTCTACCGGCAGTTCGCGGCGGCCGTGGACCGGCAAGGGCCGCAGCCTGTTCCGGCGCGCGACGGGATCGCGACCCTCGAGGTGCTCGATGCCGCACGCGACAGCGCGATCGACGGGGCCACCGTCCGGCTCTGA
- a CDS encoding CoA-acylating methylmalonate-semialdehyde dehydrogenase → MSTTISHWVNNKAYPGTSSNTAPVTNPATGEVTGEVSLANIEDARAVIDAAAAAFPAWRDTSLAKRTAVLFKFRELLEARKPELAAIITAEHGKVLSDALGEISRGQEVAEFACGIPHLLKGGFTENASTKVDVFSIRQPLGPVGIISPFNFPAMVPMWFFPIAIAAGNTVVLKPSEKDPSASLWLAELWKEAGLPEGVFNVLQGDKLAVDELLTNKAIKSISFVGSTPIAQYVYATGTAAGKRVQALGGAKNHAIVLPDADLDLAADAMVNAGFGSAGERCMAISACVAVGPIADDLVAKITERATTIKTGDGTKNSDMGPLVTKAHRDKVKSYVDAGEKDGATIVLDGRTVEADGSADGFWLGPTLIDNVTTDMSVYTDEIFGPVLSVVRVDTYDEALELINSNQYGNGTAIFTNDGGAARRFQNEVEVGMVGINVPIPVPMAYYSFGGWKNSLFGDTHAHGMEGVNFFTRGKAITSRWLDPSHGGLNLGFPQNA, encoded by the coding sequence ATGTCCACAACCATCAGCCACTGGGTCAACAACAAGGCCTACCCCGGCACCAGCAGCAACACCGCCCCGGTCACCAACCCGGCCACCGGCGAGGTCACCGGCGAGGTGTCGCTGGCCAACATCGAAGACGCCCGCGCGGTGATCGATGCCGCCGCAGCAGCTTTCCCCGCATGGCGCGACACCAGCCTCGCCAAGCGCACCGCAGTCCTGTTCAAGTTCCGCGAACTGCTCGAGGCACGCAAGCCCGAACTCGCCGCCATCATCACCGCCGAGCACGGCAAGGTGCTCTCCGACGCCCTCGGCGAGATCAGCCGTGGCCAGGAGGTCGCCGAGTTCGCCTGCGGGATACCGCATCTGCTCAAGGGCGGATTCACTGAGAACGCCTCGACCAAGGTCGACGTCTTCTCCATCCGCCAGCCACTCGGCCCCGTCGGCATCATCAGTCCCTTCAACTTCCCCGCCATGGTGCCGATGTGGTTCTTCCCGATCGCCATCGCCGCCGGCAACACCGTGGTGCTCAAGCCGTCCGAGAAGGACCCGTCGGCCTCGCTGTGGCTGGCCGAACTGTGGAAGGAAGCCGGCCTCCCCGAGGGTGTGTTCAACGTCCTGCAGGGTGACAAGCTTGCCGTCGACGAACTGCTCACCAACAAGGCGATCAAATCGATCAGCTTCGTCGGTTCGACGCCGATCGCCCAGTACGTCTATGCCACCGGCACCGCCGCGGGCAAGCGTGTGCAGGCATTAGGCGGAGCCAAGAATCACGCCATCGTGCTGCCCGACGCCGACCTCGACCTGGCCGCCGACGCGATGGTCAACGCCGGCTTCGGCTCGGCCGGCGAGCGCTGCATGGCCATCTCGGCCTGCGTCGCGGTCGGACCGATCGCCGACGACCTCGTCGCCAAGATCACCGAGCGCGCGACCACCATCAAGACCGGCGACGGCACCAAGAACTCCGACATGGGTCCGCTGGTCACCAAGGCCCACCGCGACAAGGTCAAGTCGTACGTCGACGCAGGCGAGAAGGACGGCGCCACCATCGTTCTCGATGGCCGCACCGTCGAGGCAGATGGATCTGCCGACGGGTTCTGGCTGGGTCCGACGCTGATCGACAACGTCACGACCGACATGAGCGTCTACACCGACGAGATCTTCGGCCCGGTCCTGTCCGTCGTGCGCGTCGACACCTACGACGAAGCCCTCGAGCTCATCAACTCCAACCAGTACGGCAACGGCACCGCCATCTTCACCAATGACGGCGGCGCAGCACGACGCTTCCAGAACGAGGTCGAGGTCGGCATGGTCGGCATCAACGTGCCCATCCCGGTTCCCATGGCCTACTACAGCTTCGGCGGCTGGAAGAACTCACTGTTCGGCGACACCCACGCCCACGGCATGGAAGGCGTCAACTTCTTCACCCGCGGCAAGGCCATCACCAGCCGCTGGCTGGACCCGTCGCACGGCGGTCTGAACCTGGGCTTCCCCCAGAACGCCTGA
- a CDS encoding Gfo/Idh/MocA family protein has translation MQDLRIAVLGVGMMGADHVARITGRTKGATVTVLNDYFPEKAEELAATIPGCRVINDPLDAIADPEVDAVILATPGPTHEKQLLACLENGKPVMCEKPLTTDVATSLEIVKREAELGRKLIQVGFMRRFDHEYEQLKGLIDDGTFGQVLLAHCVHRNPAVPPSFDSSMIVKDSLVHEVDVTRYLFDEEITSVQIIAPGANPNAPEGLKDPQIAIFTTESGRHVDVECFVTTGVAYEVRTELVGELGSAFIGLDQGLIRKQRNPVQSDTGDGRKIAGISSGDITPSFVERFGQAYDNEIQRWVNAVQAGTNVDGPGAWDGYAAAAVCAAGVKALESGEPQTVEMVSRASIPGA, from the coding sequence ATGCAAGACCTGCGCATCGCCGTCCTCGGCGTCGGCATGATGGGTGCCGACCACGTCGCCCGCATCACCGGGCGCACCAAGGGCGCCACCGTCACCGTGCTCAACGACTACTTCCCGGAGAAGGCCGAGGAACTGGCCGCGACGATCCCCGGCTGTCGGGTCATCAACGACCCGCTCGACGCGATCGCCGACCCCGAGGTCGACGCGGTCATCCTCGCCACCCCCGGACCCACCCACGAGAAGCAGCTGCTGGCGTGTCTGGAGAACGGCAAGCCGGTGATGTGCGAGAAGCCGCTCACCACCGATGTGGCCACCTCGTTGGAGATCGTCAAGCGTGAGGCGGAGCTGGGCCGCAAGCTGATCCAGGTCGGCTTCATGCGGCGGTTCGACCACGAGTACGAACAGCTCAAGGGCCTGATCGACGACGGTACGTTCGGCCAGGTGCTGCTGGCGCACTGCGTGCACCGCAACCCGGCCGTCCCGCCGAGCTTCGACAGCTCGATGATCGTCAAGGACTCGCTCGTCCACGAGGTCGACGTCACCCGGTACCTGTTCGACGAGGAGATCACCTCCGTCCAGATCATCGCTCCGGGTGCGAACCCCAATGCTCCAGAGGGACTGAAGGATCCGCAGATCGCGATCTTCACCACCGAGTCGGGGCGGCACGTCGATGTCGAGTGCTTCGTGACCACGGGCGTCGCCTACGAGGTGCGCACCGAACTGGTCGGCGAGCTGGGTTCGGCGTTCATCGGACTCGACCAGGGCCTGATCCGCAAGCAGCGCAACCCGGTCCAGTCCGACACCGGCGACGGGCGCAAGATCGCCGGCATCTCCAGCGGAGACATCACCCCGTCCTTCGTCGAACGTTTCGGTCAGGCCTACGACAACGAGATCCAGCGCTGGGTCAACGCGGTACAGGCCGGGACGAACGTCGACGGTCCGGGCGCATGGGACGGGTATGCCGCGGCGGCCGTGTGTGCCGCGGGCGTCAAGGCGCTGGAGTCCGGTGAACCGCAAACCGTCGAGATGGTTTCCCGCGCGTCGATTCCGGGAGCCTGA
- the iolD gene encoding 3D-(3,5/4)-trihydroxycyclohexane-1,2-dione acylhydrolase (decyclizing): protein MAPINQGRAGGVTGVRTPHGEPTVRLTVSQATVRFLANQYVERDGERTKFFAGCFGIFGHGNVAGLGQALLQNEIDDVDAGRELSLKYVLGRNEQAMVHSAVGYARMKDRLQAWAVTASVGPGSTNMLTGAALATINRLPVLLLAADTFATRSTSPVLQELELPSSGDVTVNDAFKPVSRYFDRVWRPEQLPGALLGAMRVLTDPVETGAVTLAIPQDVQAEAFDWPESLFAERTWHVARPLPERHVIAEAAEIIRSAKRPLIVAGGGVIYSGATESLAKFCSRTGIPVGQSQAGKGSLPYDHPQSVGAIGSTGTTAANALAAEADVVIGIGTRYSDFTTASRTAFTGDGVRFVNINVASLDSVKHSGYSVVADARESLDALDELLADHTVENAYREQVATLAAEWDAIVEKAYSPTAVGTNIATGDEALTQGAVIGLVNETSDPRDVVVCAAGSMPGDLHKLWRTRDSKGYHVEYGYSCMGYEVAGGLGVKMACPDRDVFVMVGDGSYLMMATELVTAVQENLKVIVVLVQNHGFASIGSLSESLGSQRFGTNYRYRGDNGRLEGSTLPIDLAANAASLGADVIRATTAAEFTDAIKAAKAAERTTVIHVETDPLIGAPDSESWWDVPVSETSTLESTQQAYDVYTQWKAVQRPYLNPTNGE from the coding sequence GTGGCACCGATCAACCAGGGACGCGCCGGCGGAGTCACCGGCGTCCGTACTCCCCACGGTGAACCGACCGTCCGACTGACCGTTTCGCAGGCGACGGTGCGATTCCTCGCCAACCAGTACGTGGAGCGCGACGGCGAGCGGACCAAGTTCTTCGCCGGCTGTTTCGGCATCTTCGGTCACGGCAACGTCGCCGGTCTCGGTCAGGCGTTGCTGCAGAACGAGATCGACGACGTCGACGCCGGCCGCGAACTGTCTCTGAAGTACGTCCTCGGCCGCAACGAGCAGGCGATGGTCCACTCCGCGGTCGGCTACGCCCGGATGAAGGATCGTCTGCAGGCCTGGGCGGTCACCGCCTCGGTCGGTCCCGGCTCGACCAACATGCTCACCGGCGCAGCGCTGGCCACCATCAACCGCCTGCCGGTGCTGCTGCTGGCCGCCGACACCTTCGCGACCCGGTCCACCTCCCCGGTGCTGCAGGAACTCGAGCTCCCGTCGTCGGGCGACGTCACCGTCAACGACGCGTTCAAACCCGTCTCGCGCTACTTCGACCGTGTCTGGCGACCCGAACAGCTGCCGGGCGCACTGCTCGGCGCGATGCGCGTGCTCACCGACCCCGTGGAAACCGGCGCGGTGACCCTCGCCATCCCGCAGGACGTCCAGGCCGAGGCCTTCGACTGGCCGGAATCACTGTTCGCCGAACGGACCTGGCACGTCGCCCGGCCACTGCCGGAACGTCACGTGATCGCCGAGGCCGCCGAGATCATCCGGTCCGCCAAGCGCCCCCTCATCGTCGCCGGCGGCGGCGTCATCTACAGCGGCGCCACCGAATCGCTCGCGAAGTTCTGCTCTCGCACCGGAATCCCGGTTGGTCAGAGCCAGGCGGGTAAGGGGTCACTGCCCTACGACCATCCGCAGTCGGTCGGCGCCATCGGCTCCACCGGCACCACCGCGGCCAACGCGCTGGCGGCGGAGGCGGACGTGGTGATCGGTATCGGCACCCGCTACAGCGACTTCACCACCGCCTCCCGGACGGCCTTCACCGGCGACGGCGTTCGATTCGTGAACATCAATGTGGCATCGCTGGATTCGGTCAAGCACAGCGGGTACAGCGTGGTCGCCGACGCACGCGAATCCCTGGACGCGCTCGACGAACTGCTGGCCGACCACACCGTCGAGAACGCCTACCGCGAGCAGGTCGCGACGTTGGCGGCCGAGTGGGACGCCATCGTCGAGAAGGCCTACTCCCCGACCGCGGTCGGCACCAATATCGCCACCGGCGACGAGGCACTCACCCAGGGAGCGGTGATCGGTCTGGTCAACGAGACCTCCGACCCGCGCGACGTGGTGGTCTGTGCCGCCGGATCGATGCCCGGGGACCTGCACAAACTCTGGCGCACGCGCGATTCCAAGGGCTACCACGTCGAGTACGGCTACTCCTGCATGGGCTACGAGGTCGCCGGCGGGCTCGGCGTGAAGATGGCCTGCCCGGACCGCGACGTCTTCGTCATGGTCGGCGACGGCTCCTACCTGATGATGGCCACCGAACTGGTCACCGCTGTGCAGGAGAACCTCAAGGTGATCGTCGTCCTGGTGCAGAACCACGGCTTCGCGTCGATCGGTTCCCTGTCGGAATCGTTGGGCTCGCAACGCTTCGGCACCAACTACCGCTACCGCGGGGACAACGGACGACTCGAGGGCTCGACGCTACCGATCGACCTGGCCGCCAATGCCGCATCGCTCGGCGCCGACGTCATCCGCGCCACCACCGCGGCCGAGTTCACCGACGCCATCAAGGCGGCCAAGGCCGCCGAGCGCACCACCGTCATCCACGTCGAGACCGACCCGCTGATCGGTGCCCCGGACAGCGAATCCTGGTGGGATGTACCGGTGTCGGAGACCTCGACACTCGAATCCACGCAACAGGCATATGACGTCTACACGCAGTGGAAAGCAGTCCAACGTCCATATCTGAACCCGACCAACGGAGAGTAG
- the iolB gene encoding 5-deoxy-glucuronate isomerase, whose product MNSKYYIPARSATSPLTVDVTPESAGWTESSLFVVELGAAESVTRRSGDDEIIVVPLSGSAIVSSGDESFELAGRASVFDGPSDFAYVGRDSEFTVSSAAGGRFALCGARAATKLPFRYVPVADVPVELRGAGNCSRQVHNFGTADAFEADSIIACEVITPGGNWSSYPAHKHDENSDVESQLEEIYYFEIQDNPAGPAGAGFGYHRVYGTPEKPIEVLEEVRTGDVVLVPHGYHGPSIAAPGYHMYYLNVMAGPGGERAWKICDDPAHTWLRGSWEHQDVDPRLPLHEKPSR is encoded by the coding sequence ATGAACTCCAAGTACTACATCCCGGCACGGTCGGCGACGTCGCCGCTGACGGTCGACGTCACGCCGGAATCGGCAGGGTGGACCGAGTCCTCACTGTTCGTCGTAGAACTGGGCGCCGCCGAGTCGGTGACACGCCGGTCCGGTGACGACGAGATCATCGTGGTCCCGCTGTCCGGTTCGGCGATTGTGTCCTCCGGTGACGAGTCCTTCGAATTGGCAGGACGCGCAAGTGTGTTCGACGGCCCGAGCGACTTCGCCTACGTCGGTCGCGACAGCGAGTTCACGGTGAGCAGCGCTGCCGGTGGACGTTTCGCCCTGTGCGGCGCACGTGCCGCGACAAAGCTCCCTTTCCGGTATGTGCCGGTCGCCGACGTCCCGGTGGAACTGCGCGGTGCGGGAAACTGCAGCCGTCAGGTGCACAACTTCGGCACCGCGGACGCGTTCGAGGCCGACTCGATCATCGCCTGCGAGGTCATCACCCCCGGCGGCAACTGGTCCAGCTATCCCGCGCACAAGCACGACGAGAACTCCGACGTCGAGTCCCAGCTCGAGGAGATCTACTATTTCGAGATCCAGGACAACCCGGCCGGACCCGCCGGCGCGGGCTTCGGATATCACCGGGTGTACGGCACGCCGGAGAAGCCCATCGAGGTGCTCGAAGAGGTGCGAACCGGCGACGTGGTCCTGGTGCCGCACGGCTATCACGGACCGTCGATCGCGGCGCCCGGCTACCACATGTACTACCTCAACGTGATGGCCGGACCGGGCGGGGAACGCGCATGGAAGATCTGCGACGACCCGGCGCACACCTGGTTGCGCGGCAGTTGGGAGCACCAGGACGTCGACCCCCGACTCCCGCTGCACGAGAAACCGTCCCGCTGA
- a CDS encoding Cgl0159 family (beta/alpha)8-fold protein — MSDVATTAGNAATLIGPGNRNDGSSGRNGVAGSTCSTYAEVTAVRATHPQAIAEAWARRRRRATVSGDERLMIVAADHPARGALSVGANPTAMNSRSDLLDRLRTALANPGVDGVLATSDILEDLLLLGALEDKVVFSSMNRGGLAGASFELDDRMTAATAKWTIDAGLNGAKMLNRVDLTDEGTLNMLTAAAAAIDELAAGGAIAMLEPFLSNRVDGKVRNDLTADAVIKSMHIVQGLGSTSAYTWLKLPVVEEMERVMDATTLPTLLLGGDPQTAPDETFASWERALQIPSVRGLIVGRTLLYPADDDVATAVDTAVSLVR, encoded by the coding sequence ATGTCTGACGTCGCGACCACCGCCGGAAATGCAGCGACCCTGATCGGACCGGGCAACCGGAACGATGGGTCATCCGGCCGCAACGGCGTCGCCGGCTCGACGTGCTCGACCTACGCCGAGGTGACCGCCGTCCGGGCCACCCACCCGCAGGCCATCGCCGAGGCATGGGCGCGACGCCGTCGGCGCGCGACGGTGTCCGGGGACGAGCGCCTGATGATCGTGGCCGCCGACCACCCGGCCCGCGGCGCGCTCTCCGTCGGCGCCAATCCGACGGCGATGAACAGCCGCTCCGACCTGCTGGACCGGCTGCGCACCGCTCTGGCGAATCCAGGTGTCGACGGCGTGTTGGCGACCTCGGACATCCTGGAGGACCTGCTGCTGCTCGGCGCGCTCGAGGACAAGGTCGTGTTCTCCTCGATGAATCGCGGCGGTCTGGCGGGCGCATCCTTCGAGCTCGACGACCGCATGACCGCGGCCACCGCGAAATGGACGATCGACGCCGGTCTCAACGGTGCGAAGATGCTCAACCGGGTCGATCTGACCGACGAGGGCACGCTGAACATGCTCACCGCGGCCGCGGCCGCCATCGACGAACTGGCCGCCGGTGGCGCCATCGCGATGCTGGAGCCGTTCCTGTCCAATCGCGTCGACGGCAAGGTCCGCAACGATCTGACCGCCGACGCCGTCATCAAGTCGATGCACATCGTCCAGGGCCTCGGCTCGACGTCGGCGTACACCTGGCTCAAGCTGCCGGTCGTCGAGGAGATGGAACGCGTCATGGACGCCACCACCCTGCCGACCCTGCTGCTCGGCGGCGACCCCCAGACCGCCCCGGACGAGACGTTCGCGAGTTGGGAACGCGCACTGCAGATCCCGTCGGTACGCGGCCTGATCGTCGGACGCACCCTGCTGTACCCGGCCGACGATGACGTCGCCACCGCGGTCGATACCGCGGTGTCGCTGGTGAGGTGA
- the iolC gene encoding 5-dehydro-2-deoxygluconokinase, with the protein MTSQHPPLLGETPVFDVLAIGRSGVDIYPQQIGVGLEEVTSFGKFLGGSAANVSVAAARLGHSSALISGAGDDPFGRFVRSELARLGVDNRFVGIDDEYATPVTFCEIFPPDDFPLYFYRKPTAPDLQIEVTDIDTAAVHAARLYWSTVTGLSEEPSRGAHFAAWEARGRQSLTVLDLDYRPMFWSTPEAATEQVRKALSHVTVAVGNREECEIAVGETDPHAAADALLDLGVELAIVKQGPKGVLGKTRTETVEVAPTPVDVVNGLGAGDSFGGSLCHGLLEGWPLEKILRHANAAGAIVAGRLECSTAMPTADEVAAFAATAEEKINV; encoded by the coding sequence GTGACCTCACAGCATCCACCCCTTCTGGGCGAGACACCCGTCTTCGACGTGTTGGCCATCGGCCGCAGCGGTGTCGACATCTATCCGCAACAGATCGGAGTCGGCCTCGAGGAGGTCACCAGCTTCGGCAAGTTCCTCGGCGGCAGCGCCGCGAACGTGTCCGTGGCCGCGGCCCGCCTCGGCCACTCCAGCGCGCTGATCTCCGGAGCCGGCGACGATCCGTTCGGTCGGTTCGTGCGGAGCGAGCTCGCCCGTCTGGGCGTGGACAACCGCTTCGTCGGCATCGACGACGAGTACGCGACCCCGGTCACGTTCTGCGAGATCTTCCCGCCCGACGACTTCCCGCTGTACTTCTACCGCAAGCCGACCGCACCGGATCTGCAGATCGAGGTCACCGACATCGACACCGCCGCGGTGCACGCTGCGCGGCTGTACTGGTCGACGGTGACCGGACTCTCCGAAGAACCGTCCCGCGGGGCGCACTTCGCCGCCTGGGAGGCTCGTGGCCGCCAGTCGCTGACGGTCCTCGACCTCGACTACCGGCCGATGTTCTGGTCGACCCCGGAAGCCGCGACCGAGCAGGTCCGCAAGGCGCTGTCCCACGTCACCGTTGCCGTCGGCAACCGTGAGGAGTGCGAGATCGCGGTCGGTGAGACCGATCCCCACGCCGCCGCCGATGCGCTGCTCGACCTCGGCGTCGAACTCGCGATCGTCAAGCAGGGCCCCAAGGGAGTGCTCGGCAAGACACGCACCGAGACGGTCGAGGTGGCCCCCACCCCGGTCGACGTCGTCAACGGCCTCGGCGCCGGCGACAGCTTCGGTGGCAGCCTGTGCCACGGACTGCTCGAGGGCTGGCCGTTGGAGAAGATCCTGCGCCACGCCAACGCCGCCGGTGCGATCGTCGCCGGCCGGCTGGAATGTTCCACCGCCATGCCCACCGCCGACGAGGTCGCCGCATTCGCTGCCACCGCAGAGGAGAAGATCAATGTCTGA
- a CDS encoding Gfo/Idh/MocA family protein, protein MTAGNGTALDTATASAPGGRDGTGVVLPVGIIGFGWMGRAHAQAYARVRHHYPQLTPVPKLMVIADEVTDRAAEAAAQFEVPSTVADWRQVVEDPTIAAVSVTAPNFLHREIGCAVASAGKHLWIEKPVGLSADDARAVARAARTAGVRTAVGFNYRNVPAVAAARELIAAGEIGEVTHARFRLFSDYAAHPDGALSWRFQRARGGNGVLGDLASHGADLVWFLLGDIDSVVADTAIFVADRPKPTGATSGHQLASGGERGPVENEDYVSAQMRLASGARCVLEASRVSVGAQNSYGFEIHGTAGVVRWDYRRMGELEVGAGQAYQDLPVATRFVGPGAGDYAAFQPGAANPMSYDDLKVIEAARFCASITDESQAGATIDDAVRSAEVLDAMTTSVREGTRVSPAAQG, encoded by the coding sequence ATGACAGCAGGAAATGGGACCGCGCTGGACACCGCTACCGCATCGGCACCCGGCGGGCGCGACGGTACCGGTGTCGTCCTGCCCGTCGGCATCATCGGCTTCGGCTGGATGGGCCGCGCGCACGCACAGGCATATGCACGCGTCCGCCATCACTACCCGCAATTGACGCCGGTGCCGAAACTCATGGTGATCGCCGACGAGGTCACCGACCGTGCCGCCGAGGCCGCGGCGCAGTTCGAGGTGCCGTCGACCGTCGCCGACTGGCGTCAGGTGGTCGAGGACCCGACGATCGCGGCCGTGAGCGTCACCGCCCCGAACTTCCTGCACCGCGAGATCGGCTGTGCGGTCGCATCCGCGGGCAAGCATCTGTGGATCGAGAAGCCGGTCGGGCTGTCGGCCGATGACGCGCGGGCCGTCGCGCGCGCGGCGCGCACCGCGGGTGTGCGGACCGCGGTGGGCTTCAACTACCGCAATGTGCCGGCCGTCGCGGCCGCCCGCGAACTGATCGCCGCCGGCGAGATCGGCGAGGTCACCCACGCGCGATTCCGCCTGTTCAGCGACTATGCGGCGCACCCCGACGGTGCGCTGAGCTGGCGCTTCCAGCGGGCCCGTGGCGGCAACGGGGTCCTCGGTGACCTCGCGTCGCACGGCGCGGACCTGGTCTGGTTCCTGCTCGGCGACATCGACTCCGTGGTGGCGGACACCGCGATCTTCGTCGCCGATCGACCGAAGCCGACGGGTGCCACGTCGGGTCATCAGCTGGCGTCGGGCGGCGAGCGCGGACCGGTGGAGAACGAGGACTACGTGTCCGCGCAGATGCGTCTGGCGTCGGGCGCGCGTTGCGTCCTGGAGGCCAGTCGTGTCTCGGTCGGCGCGCAGAACTCGTACGGATTCGAGATCCACGGCACCGCAGGCGTTGTGCGATGGGACTATCGCCGGATGGGTGAACTCGAGGTCGGCGCCGGTCAGGCATATCAGGATCTGCCCGTCGCGACCCGGTTCGTCGGTCCGGGGGCGGGTGACTACGCCGCATTCCAGCCGGGTGCGGCCAACCCGATGAGCTACGACGACCTGAAGGTGATCGAGGCGGCGCGGTTCTGCGCATCCATCACCGACGAATCGCAGGCGGGCGCGACCATCGACGACGCGGTGCGCAGCGCCGAGGTGCTCGACGCGATGACCACCTCCGTGCGTGAGGGCACCCGGGTCTCGCCGGCCGCGCAGGGGTGA